Genomic window (bacterium):
AGATGGGGTGGCTATCCAGTTTACTCAGGCGGAGACGATCTTCTCGCTTTTGGCCCTATAGAAAAATCGATCTCCACTGCTTTTAAATTACAAAAGTCCTTTAGTGAAAAATTAGAAACGACATGCAGTATAAGTCTTGTAATCGTTCATTATCAGGATTCTTTGCGAAGAGCGATGGAAGAATGCAGGCAATCTCTCGAAAGTGCAAAAGAGCATTATGGACGAAATTCTCTCTGTATAACCTTAATGCTTTCTTCGGGAACACTTACAAGTGGCGGATGCAAATGGTATTTACCAATTTATGATTTTTCTGTTGGATTTACAGATTTTATGAATAATTTAATAAAATGGATGGGCAAGGAAAAAGATGGACTTAGTTCAAGCTTTATATATGATATATTAAAAGAATTGCCTGCTTTTTATAAATTTCATAAAAATATTCAACCTTATTTTTCAATTGAAATGTTTGAATCAGAAATCACCAGACTTTTAGACCGCCATATTCCAGAAGAGTCTTTTTTTAAAACGGCTCCGGATTACAAAAAAAAATCTGAAATATTTGTGAAAATTATTTCTTCGTTGGGAGACCCAAAATATATTAATAAGTTTAATGGCTGGAGAACAGATATTATCGATACTAAAGACAATTTGGAATCCATACTTAGAATTTGTGCATTCCTTAATCGTGAAGGTTTAAAGGAGATATAAAAATGTCTTTATATGTTTACATTGAACCGCGGGACACCGTTTTTTTTAGGGATAATCGTCCTTTTGATGCTGGAGTAGACACAATTGCTGAATCAATAATCCCCTCTCCATTAACTCTGTTTGGAGTAATTGGAAACTATTATCTCGATATTAATGGAATATCATTAAAGGATTTTAAAGATAACGGTAATACTAAACTTGGCAACTATGATCCTGAGCTTAAGAATACCCGTTTAAAAATTAAAGGCCCGTTTTTTGAATATGATGAAAAAGTATATTTATCGACACCGGCCAATATATGGGCATCGGGAGCAGAGTCTTATGTTTTAAAACCAAGGGATAGAAATAATTTAGAGTGGGATATCACTCAGCCTGATTTGCAGTCACTGGAAATTCCAAGATTCGGATATGGAATCCAACCTGAAACATTGGGAGGCTTTCTTTCTTTAGAAGGTATTCGTCAATATTTATCTATGGATGAGATTGATATATATAATAATGGGAAGAAAGAAGAAGATTTATTTATAAAAGAAAATCGATATGGTCACCAACTAAACGATTTTTCCCAAACTGTAGAGGAAGGACAGTTATATTCGGCAAGACATATTAGATTTAAGGATAGCTTATCTAATAAAAAAATTAATAAAACTAAGTTTATGCTTGTAGTAGACGGACTTGAGGGATCAGATTTTACAGAAAAGGTGACACGCGTTGGTGGTGAAGGTAAATTAACAGGAATTTATACTGAAGAAAAAAATGAAAAATTAATTCCTGATAACAACAGAGTGTTAGAAAAAATAAAAAAAGGGAAAAAATTTCTGTTGTATTTTATTACGCCAGCTATATTTAAGGAAGGATGGGATAGAAATTGGCCGGTTGAATTTAAAGATACAAAAATGGTTGGAGCATGTGTCAATAAACCTGTTTTTATTAGCGGTTGGCAGAAAAGTGGAAAGGGAATGAAAGGGAATCCTCGTTCGTTATTTAAAACGGTTCCAGCAGGCAGTGTTTATTTTTTTAAAGCCGACACTTGGGATGACAATAGTTTCCAAGCT
Coding sequences:
- the cmr3 gene encoding type III-B CRISPR module-associated protein Cmr3, whose amino-acid sequence is MSLYVYIEPRDTVFFRDNRPFDAGVDTIAESIIPSPLTLFGVIGNYYLDINGISLKDFKDNGNTKLGNYDPELKNTRLKIKGPFFEYDEKVYLSTPANIWASGAESYVLKPRDRNNLEWDITQPDLQSLEIPRFGYGIQPETLGGFLSLEGIRQYLSMDEIDIYNNGKKEEDLFIKENRYGHQLNDFSQTVEEGQLYSARHIRFKDSLSNKKINKTKFMLVVDGLEGSDFTEKVTRVGGEGKLTGIYTEEKNEKLIPDNNRVLEKIKKGKKFLLYFITPAIFKEGWDRNWPVEFKDTKMVGACVNKPVFISGWQKSGKGMKGNPRSLFKTVPAGSVYFFKADTWDDNSFQALYEKYNFRESLSDFYPCAGFGTALIGAW